The sequence GCCGTAGACCGCAACGGGACTTGCGACAGCCAGAGCAGCGACAGCCCCGAGGACGATCGAGGGCTTCGGTCGGCGGTGCGGCAAGGGGACTCTCCTCAGTTGTAGTTTCCTGCGAGCAGGCCTCGCTCATCTGCAACTTGTGATGCCGATGTGACCTGTGTGACTGATGTTGCCAACTCGAATCACTCTTGCCACACTAGTCACACAGGTCCATAACGCTCAACCTTACATTGAGACTTTATCCCGAATTCTTAGGACCCGCCGGAGCAAGGCACTCACCGCGCTTCGGAGCTCGTTGTTTCAGCGATGAGGAGTGCATTGATGTCCAAGACCGAATTCGGGATCCGCGCAGGGAGAACTGCCTGGACACGCAGAAGGCGGTACATCGCGGGACGTCCCGTTCGGCGCGGATGGACGTCGTCGGTGGCGCGCGTGTCGGCGCTCGGTATCGCCCCTCTCCTCGTGGTGGGCGCTGCCGGCATGGCGGTTCATCTCCGCTCGGCCGAGCCGGAGATTCGGGAGTCGGTCGCCTCGGACACTCCGTTCACGCTCTCCGGACACGGCAACGGGCACGGTCGCGGGATGGGCCAGTGGGGCGCCTACGGATACGCCAAAGACCAGGGATGGGCAGCCGAGCGCATCCTCGCCCACTACTACGGCGGAACCACCCTGGGCACGCTCGCGGACGCGCAGATCAGCGTGCGACTACAGGGCCGCGACGATCAGACACTCGACGTGTATTCCGCCGTCGGTGCGGTCGTGGCGGGCAAGCCCGTCGGGCCGGGTGAAGCCGTGCATCTCACGCCGACGGCGGGCGGTGGCGCCAACGTCGTCGTGACCCGGGGCTGCGCCGGGGAGGTGCTGTGGCAGGACGTCACGGACCACCCGTGGGTGGACCCGGTCGATCTCGGGCCCGACCGTCCGCCGAACGAACACCTCACCTTCTGTGCCGGCGACACGCCGTACCGCGGTGCACTCGGTGTCGCGCTGGACGGCGCAGCCGTGCGCACGGTCAACGTCCTCGGCATGGAGGACTACCTGCTCGGGGTCGTGCCCGTCGAGGCGAAGGCCGAGTGGACCGATACCGGCGGTGCGGAAGCCCTTCGGGCACAGGCGGTTGCCGCACGCTCGTACGCTGCCGCCGAGAGTCGTGAGGCCTACGCGCGGACCTGCGACACTCAGAGTTGCCAGGTCTATGGCGGCTCCGCGGTGGAGGATCCTCGCACCACGGATGCCGTGCGTTCGACTCAGGGCATGATCCTCGTCAAGGACAACAAGGCCGTTGCCGCCGAATTTTCGTCGTCGACAGGCGGATTCACGGCCGGTGGCGAGTTTCCGGCTGTCGAGGACCAGGGCGACACCGCGTCGCCGCACCACGATTGGGCGGTCACGCTGACGGCCGGCGATATCGCGACCGCGTTCGGTGTGGGCGAACTCCACACCTTCGAAGTGGTGACACGCAACAACTTCGGCGTCGACGGGGGCCGGGTCACCGGCGTGAAGGTAGTCGGTTCCGCCGGTACCACGGAGGCGACGGGGGCGCAGGCGCGGGCCAAGCTGAAACTGAAGTCCGACTGGTTCACGGTCGGCGAGGGCGTCGGGATACCGGGAGAGCCGTCGGTGCCGGGCGAACCCGACCCGAGTCTCGCCGACGACGACACCGTCGGCACCAACCCGGGATCGCCGATCGCCGAGAAGTACAAGGAACTGGGCGGAGTGAACAGCACGCTCGGTGCACCGGTCGGTCCGGAGATGATGCTGCCGTCCGAGGCGGGCAAGTTTCGGATGTATCAGAACGGAACCATCATCTGGACGGAGAAGCTGGGTGCGCAGGTGATCGACGCGAGTGTGCTCCGGGACTGGATCCCGACCGGAGGCAGCTAGCGGTCGTCCCCGAGCACCGCGAGCATTCCGTCGACGGATTCGGCCCAGCCGAAATCCTCGGCCCGACGCCTGGCGGACGCCCGCCGAGTATTCGCGGGAATCTCGAGGACGCTGCTGACCGCCTCCGCGAAGGCCGAGCCGCGGTTGCGCGCCAGGGCGCCGCACCCCGGTGTGATGATCTCGGCCAGCGCCGAGGACTGTGACGCAACTACCGGGGTGCCCGCTGCCAGCGACTCCAGCGCCGACAGGCAGAACGTTTCGTGCGGGCCGGGTGCCAGCGACACGTCGGCCGAGGCGAACAGGGCGGCGAGCTGCGACTTGTCGCTGATGAACCCGGTGAAGTGGACCGGGAGTCCGCGTGCCCGGGACTTCAGTGCTTCCCGCCGGGGTCCGTCACCGGCGATGACGAGGCGGGTGTCGTGCCCTTCGCGCCGAAGTAAGCGGACCGCCTCGATGCTCCGCTCCACCTGCTTCTCCACCGACAGGCGGCCACAGTGCAGGAGGAAGCGCTGCGCCGGCCCGGCGTAGGAGTCGCGCATGCCCTGATCGTGTTTGCCGGGATGGAACATCGCCAGATCCACCCCCAGTGGCACCCGGTGCAGGTTGGGTGCCCCGATCCGGAGGAACTCCTCGCTTGCGAAGTCCGTCGTGCAGACGACGGCGTCGTAGTTGCGCGACATGCGGCGGTTCGCGGCATCGGCCCACCCGGTGGCGAGACGACGCGGTGCGAACTGGCCGAGAAGTCGGTCGAGACGTTCGTGTGAGACGACGACACTGCGAATGCCGCGGTCGCGGGCCCAGCCGCCGAAACCACGCAACGTCAGCCGATCGGACACCTCGAGGACGTCGGGTCGCAGTCCTCGCACGACGTCGGCCACGCGCCGCGGATTGACGATGCGGTAGCCGCCGGTCGCCGGGATCACCGGGGCCGCCCGGGTGATCCGAAGAACCCCACCCGGCAGAACCTCCTCACTATCCCGCTGACCTGGGACGACAAGGACCACTTCGTGGCCGCGCTCGGCGTAGCCACGCCCCCAGTTGTGCAGGGCAGTGCGGAGCCCGCCCGACCGCGGTCCGTAGAAGTTGGCCAGCTGGACGATGCGCACCCGATCATTGAGCGGGATCGGCGCGACGGTGGGAACAACGAGGTTCGCAGAAGCGGTGAATACCGGGAGAACTCCTCGTGCATGGCGAGGGTGTCCGTGCACCCCGTGGCCGCGCACGGGGGGCCGAGTCGCTTACCCTGGTTCACCGTGACCGCTGCAAACCCAGAGACCACTGCCCCCGCGAAGGCCGAGACGGAGCGCGACAGCGCGGCCGGATACGACCTCATCGTCGTCGGCTCCGGATTCTTCGGACTGACCATCGCCGAGCGTGCAGCAACACAGCTGGGCAAGCGTGTGCTGGTGCTCGACCGCCGCCACCACCTGGGCGGAAACGCCTACTCGGAGGCCGAGCCGGAGACCGGCATCGAGATCCACAAGTACGGTGCACACCTGTTCCACACCTCGAACAAGCGCGTGTGGGACTACGTCACCCAGTTCACCGAATTCACCAACTACCAGCACCGGGTGTTCGCACTGCACAAGGGGCAGGCGTACCAGTTCCCGATGGGCCTCGGCTTGGTGTCGCAGTTCTTCGGCCGTTTCTTCACCCCGGAGGAGGCGCGGAAGCTGATCGCCGAGCAGTCCAGTGAGATCGACCCGGCGGAAGCGTCCAACCTGGAGGAAAAGGCGATCTCCCTGATCGGACGCCCGCTGTACGAAGCCTTCGTCCGGGACTACACCGCGAAGCAGTGGCAGACGGACCCCAAGAACCTGCCTGCGGGCAACATCACTCGACTGCCCGTGCGTTACACGTTCGACAATCGCTACTTCAACGACACGTACGAGGGCCTCCCCGTCGACGGTTACACGGCGTGGCTCGAGAACATGGCAAAGGACCCGAAGATCGAGGTCCGGTTGGAAACGGACTACTTCGACGTCCGTGACGAGCTGCGTGCCGCGAACCCGGACGCCCCCGTCGTCTACACGGGCCCCCTCGACCGGTACTTCGACTACTCGGAGGGGGAGCTGGGCTGGCGCACGCTCGACTTCGAGACCGAGGTCCTCGAGACCGGCGACTTCCAGGGAACACCGGTGATGAACTACAACGACGCCGACGTGCCCTTCACCCGCATCCATGAGTTCCGCCACTTCCACCCGGAGCGGGACTATCCGAAGGACAAGACGGTGATCATGCGCGAGTACTCGCGCTTCGCCGAGAGCGCGGACGAGCCGTACTACCCGATCAACACCCGTGAGGACCGCGAGAAACTCGCCGCATACCGGGACCGGGCCAAGGCGGAGATGGCCGAGAAGAAGGTGTTGTTCGGCGGACGCCTCGGCACCTACCAGTACCTGGACATGCACATGGCAATCGCGAGCGCGCTGTCGATGTTCGACAACTCCCTTCGACCGCACTTCGAATCCGGTGCGGAACTCGTGGGGGACTCCGAATGAGCGCCCGCCACCTGCTCGAGGCCGAGCAGGGGACCGAGGACCCGTCGTTGCTGGGCAAGTCGTTGCTGCAGCGCATTCTCGTGCCCCGGCCGGGGGAGCCCCTCGACGTGCGCACCCTCTACGTGGAGGAAGCGAAGACCAACAGTCGTCGCGCCCACCCGCTGTCGCGGACGTCGCTGTCGGTCGGTGCGGAGTCCGAGGCCTCGTTCTGCACCTATTTCAACGCCTTCCCGGCGAGTTACTGGCGTCGCTGGACCATCCTGAAGTCGGTGGTGCTGCGGCTGGATCTGTCCGGCCACGGCCGCGTCGACGTGTACCGCTCGAAGGCCGACTCGTCCCGCATCCACGTCGAGGGACGCGAGTTCCTCGACGGCGACGCCGCGATGGAGTTCGAGATCGAGCTGGCGCCTTTCGAGGACGGCGGCTGGATCTGGTTCGACATCACCTCCGACACCGAGGTCGTCCTCGAGAGCGCCGGCTGGTTCGCGCCGATCGATGCGCCGGGCGAGGGCACCGTGGCCGTGGGCATCCCCACGTTCAACCGGCCCACCGACTGCGTGAAGGCGTTGGAAGCGCTCGCGTCCGACGAGCTGGTGCTCGATGTGGTCAAGGCCGTCATCGTCCCGGATCAGGGCACGCGCAAGGTCGTGGACGAGCCCGGGTACGAAGAGGCCGCAGCCGCTCTCGGTGAACGCCTCGTCATTCACGACCAGGCCAATCTGGGTGGCTCGGGCGGCTACAGCCGCATCATGTACGAGGCCCTGAAGACCACCGACTGCCAGCACATTCTCTTCATGGACGACGACATCGAGATCGAGCCCGACTCGATTCTGCGTGCGCTCGCGATGTCCCGGTTCGCCAAGTCCCCCATGCTGGTGGGTGGCCAGATGCTGAACCTCCAGGAGCGCAGCCACCTGCACACGATGGGTGAAGTGGTCGATCGCAGCATTTTCATGTGGACCGCCGCGCCCAACGTCGAATACGACCACGACTTCTCCAAGTACCCGCTCAGCGACCGCGAGAACTCGAAGAAGCTGCACCGCCGCATCGACGTCGACTTCAACGGCTGGTGGATGTGCATGATCCCCCGCCAGGCGGCCGAGGAACTCGGTCAGCCGCTCCCACTCTTCATCAAGTGGGACGACGCCGAGTACGGGCTTCGCGCCCGCGCGGCCGGTTACCCCACCATCACCATGCCCGGTGCCGCCATTTGGCACATGGCGTGGAGCGACAAGGACGACGCCATCGACTGGCAGGCGTACTTCCATCTGCGGAACCGGCTCGTCGTCGCGGCCCTGCACATGCCGGGCAGCGTCCGCGGCCTCGTGGTCAACAGTGTGAAGGCCACCATCAAGCACCTGCTGTGCCTCGAATACTCGACCGTGGCGATTCAGAACCAGGCCATCGCCGACTTCCTCCAGGGACCCGAGCACATCTTCGAGCTGCTGCCCACCGCGCTGGGCAACGTCCATGCGATGCGTAAGGAATTTCCGGACGCCGTTGTCCTGCCGTCCTCGACCAGCCTGCCGCTGCCCTCCGGGGCCGAGGTCGGCGCCGTCGGTCTGCCCACCAACCCGCTGGCGAAGATCGTGCGCCTCGGCAAGGGCCTGGTTCACAACGTCAAGCCTGCGCACACGGAACACCACGAGCGGCCGCAGCTCAATGTCCCGACGCTGGACGCACGCTGGTTCCTCCTCTCGCAGGTGGACGGCGTCACGGTCACCACCGCCGACGGCAGGGGAGTCGTCTACCGCAAGCGCAACCCCAAGCAGGCCCTCGCGCTGCTGAAGGAAGCCCTGCGGCTGCGCCGTGAACTGGCTCAGCGGTTCCCCGATCTCAAACGTGAGTACCAGGACGCTGTTCCTGCCCTGACCAGCAAGGAGAGGTGGGAACGTGTCTTCGGCATCTCGTGAGGTAAAGATTCTGCGGTCTGTGCAGTCGACGATCGCCGGCAAGCCGGGGGTCGTCGCCACCGCCCGTGGGATGTCTCACTTCGGTGAGCACGCCTTCGGCTGGGTGGCCGTCGCCGGAATCGGTGCCGCGCTCGACAAGCCCCGCCGACGTCAGTGGGCGGGAGTCGCCGTCGGCGCGGTGGGTGCCCACGCGGCGTCGATCGCGATCAAGCGCGTGGTCCGCCGGCCTCGGCCGGTCGACCCGTCCATCCAGGTCAACGTGTCGACACCGAGCAAACTGAGCTTCCCGTCCTCGCACGCCACGTCCACGACGGCGGCTGCTGTGCTGCTCGGCCGACTCACCGGGCTACCCTTGCCTGCGTTGTTGGTACCGCCGATGCTGCTCTCCCGGCTCGTTCTGGGAGTGCATTACCCGACCGATGTGCTCGCCGGATCTGCCCTGGGGGCCGCGTCTGCGGCTGCGGTACTCAAGGCCGAGCAGAAGTTTGGAGAAAAATGAGCGAGGAACCGGCAGTCGTCACCGGACCCCCGACATCCCTGGCCACAGGCATCGTCCGGGCAGTTCGCCCCCGCCAGTGGGTGAAGAACGTCCTGGTGCTGGCAGCTCCCATCGCGGCAGGAACGGCCACGGAGCCCGACGTCCTGCTGCCGGTCGCGCTCGCATTCGTGGTGTTCTGCATGGCAGCATCCGGCATCTACCTCGTCAACGACGCAATGGATGTCGAAGCGGACCGCGCACACCCCACCAAGCGATTCCGGCCCATCGCGGCCGGCGTCCTCCCGGTCAACCTGGCATTCGCCATGGCGGTCGTCCTCCTGGTTGGTGCCATCGCCCTGTCGTTCCTGGCCAACTGGCAGCTCGCCGTCGTGATGGCCGTGTACATCGGTATCCAGCTGGCGTACTGCTTCGGCCTCAAACATCAGGCCGTCCTGGACATCTGCATCGTCTCGTCTGGCTTCCTGCTGCGCGCCATCGCCGGCGGTGTAGCCGCCGAGATCGCGTTGTCGCAGTGGTTCCTGCTGGTCATGGCGTTCGGTTCGTTGTTCATGGCCGCCGGTAAGCGGTACGCGGAACTGCAGCTCGCAGAGAACACCGGGGCGAAGATCCGCAAGTCGCTCGAGAATTACACCACTACGTACCTGCGCTTCGTCTGGACCCTCAGCGCCACGGCCGTGGTGCTCTGTTACGGACTGTGGGCCTTCCAGCAGGACGACCTGAAGAACACGAACTGGTACGCCATCTCCATGGTGCCGTTCACCATCGCGATCCTCCGCTACGCGGTCGACGTCGACGGCGGCGAGGCGGGAGAGCCCGAGGAGATCGCTCTGGGCGACCGCGTGCTCCAACTCCTCGCCATCGCCTGGATCGGAGTGGTGGGTGTCGCTGTCTACCTCGTCTGACGTGGTAGGAGGCACCGAACACTCGGATGCCGCCGCGGAGCAGACCGAACGCCACCGGAAGGCCATCCTCTCGAGGGTGGTCTTCCTCGGGGGTGTGGCCATCTCGGCTCTTCTGATGTTCTGGGGAGCCTGGGAGCGTCGGTGGATCGCCGACGACGGTTTGATCGTCCTGCGCACCGTGCGCAACCTGCTCGCGGGCAACGGTCCCGTCTTCAACGCAGGTGAACGCGTCGAGGCGAACACCAGTACCGCCTGGACCTACATCGTCTACGCTTTCGGCTGGCTCACCCAGAGCCGGCTCGAGTACGTGGTCCTCACGATTGCCCTGGTTCTGTCCACGGCAGCCATCGTGCTCGCCATGCTGGGCACGGCCCGGCTCTATCGCGGTGGATCGTTCGGCTCGGGCGGAACGCTGTTCCTCCTGCCTGCCGGTGTCCTGGTCTACATCGCGGTTCCGCCTGCGCGCGACTTCGCCACGTCCGGCCTCGAAAGTTGCCTGGTCATCTTCTGGATCGCGCTGCTGTGGCTGCTGCTGATCCGCTGGAGCCAGGCTGCTGCACCCTCCACCGGATCTGTGCTGATCCTTGCGTTCATCGCGGGAATGGGCCCGCTGGTGCGACCCGAACTGGCTATTCTGGGCGCCCTGTCGCTGGCCATGATCTTCCTCGCGCCCGGACTGACCTGGGTGGCGCGCACCGTCATGGTGTTCGTGGCCGGCATCGTGCCGGTCGGGTACCAGATCTGGCGGATGGGCTACTACGCGCTCCCGTATCCCAACACCGCGGTGTCGAAGGACGCCGGTGGCGCCAAGTGGTCGCAGGGGTTCGCGTATCTGTGGAATCTGGTCGGCCCGTACCTCCTGTGGCTTCCGTTGCTGTTCCTTCTCGTCGCCGTGGTGCTCGCCTGGCGGGGTCGCAGCAAGTCTCTCGGCAATGGTGTTGCTCACACTCGCGGGAGCCGTGTCCGACGCCTACGCGCCCGGCTCCGGACGCAGAATGCGGTGGTTGCATTCATTCTCGGCAGTGGATTCATTCTGGGTCTCTATTCGCTCCGTGTCGGCGGCGACTTCATGCACGGGCGCGTTCTCCTTCCCGTGCTGTTCTGTTTCCTCGTCCCCGTCGCCGTTATTCCGGTGCGAATTCCCGAGAAGGTGTCGTGGGGGAGAAATCGCGCAACCTCGATGTTCTTCGCGATGGCATTCCTGTGGGTGGGCACGGTGGTGTGGGCATTCTTCGCGTCCAATACCACCGGAATGCCGGAAGGCGCCGTCGTCGGGCGATCCGGAATTGTCGACGAGCGCGCGTTCTACGTGCTCAATACCGGTCACGCTCATCCCATTCGCGCCGACGATTATCTGGACTATCCCCGGATGCGGGCCATGGCGGAAACCATTGCGGACACCCCGGACGGTGGCCTGCTCATCGCGTCGCCCGACTACACGTACTGGTTCGTCGTTCCTCCGCCCCTTCCGATCCCAGAGGGCGGTGCAGGCCACACGGTCTATTTCCTCAACCTGGGCATGACGAGCATGAACGTCGGGCTCGATGTGAAGGTTCTCGACCAGATGGGCCTCGCGTATCCGCTCGCGGCCCACACCGAGCGTCTTGACGACGGCCGCATCGGACACGACAAGAACCTCTATCCCGACTGGGTGGTGGTCGACACGGGAATGATCGACAAGCACCCGTGGATGCCCGGATTCCTCGACGAGGAATGGGTGACGGAAGCGCGCGTGGCGCTGTCCTGCCCAGAGACACAGGAACTGTTGACCTCGTATAGGTCCGAACTGACCTGGCCGCGTTTCAAGCAGAATTTCAAGGATGCGTTGGATTTCGCGAGTTACCGTTTCGATCGGGTGCCCGCGTATGAAATTCAGCGGTGCAATCTCGAGCCACCTTTTCCGGAACCGGTGAAATAGGCCGAATCGGGCAGGCGCGGTCTCCGGTGGCCGACCTGCAGATCTCGATGCCAGAACGTCACATCTCGTTTGTGTAACGCCGGGCCCTTCGGTCACGATGTACGTCGATGATGAGTCATCGGTGAAGGTGGTCGAGAAAGTGCCCCGGCAAATGCTCCGCGAGCGTTTGTCAGGGAACTTTGTGTGACATACAGTCCACCGAGCGCAGTGTGACTTGGAAGAGGTCCGCTGCCGAACCGGGATAGTTCCGGGCCGGCAGGTCGCCTGTTCCCCGACGGAATCCGCCGGAACCGCCTCTTGGCGGAGTCCGCAGACGAAGAGAGAGAGCAGTATCCATGCGTTTTGCCAGAACGAGGTTGTCTCAGCGCCTCAAGCAGCGTGCGATGGCAGTAGGTGCCGCCGCACTGGTACTGCCTGTGGCCGCAGGAGTCGCTGGTGGAGCCGTCGCCGTGGCAGCACCCGCTCACGCCGCCCCCGTCCACACCGCACCGTCGGGTGGATACGAGGAGCTGTGGGTTCCTTCTTCGATGGGGAACATCAAGGTCCAGGTGCAGTGGGCAGCTCGTGGTGGTAGCGCCGCGCTCTACCTGCTCGACGGCCTGCGTGCCCGCAACGACCGCAACGCGTGGAGCTTCGAGACCAACGCGCTGGACCAGTACCGCAACGACAATGTCACCCTGGTCATGCCGGTCGGCGGCGAGTCGAGCTTCTACTCCGACTGGTACGCGCCCAGCAACTTCAACGGCCAGCCCATCACGTACAAGTGGGAGACCTTCCTGACTCAGGAGCTTCCCAACTTCCTCGCGAACTACGGTGTCTCCCGCACCAACAACGCGGTTCTCGGCCTGTCGATGGGTGGCAGCGCCGCTCTGACGCTCGCCGCGTACCACCGCGACCAGTTCAAGTTCGCCGGTTCGCTCTCCGGGTACCTGAACATCTCCGCTCCCGGCATGCGTGAAGCCATCCGGGTCGCGATGCTCGACGCCGGCCGGTTCAACGTCGACGCGATGTGGGGCCCGCCGTGGAACCCCGCGTGGCTGCGCAACGACCCGTTCGTGTTCGCCCCGCGTCTGCAGGGCCTGTCGATGTACATCTCGGCCGCCAGCGGCCTGCCCGGTGAGTTCGACCACCCGCGTGCACCGATCGACTACTACAACACCGCCAACGGCATGGGACTCGAGGCGCTCGCACTGGCCAACACCCGCGCCTTCCAGGTTCGCCTGGCCACCCTCGGTGTTCCCGCCCACTTCAGCTTCCCCGCCAACGGCACACACTCGTGGCCGTACTGGAGCTCGGAGCTGTGGAAGGCCCGCGGACAGATCCTGGACACGCTCGGCGCCTGGTGATCTGAGCTCGACATCGAATGCCGTCCCACCTTCCGGGTGGGACGGCACTCGTCGTCCGGGACCGGGTCTGTCCGGAGAGAGCCCGAACCGGGGAAACGGTCGGAATTCTCGTACCCGGGAGTGCGCAACGACATGTTTTGTCAGTAAGGTGATCCCGTCGAGACGCCACCCGCGCAGCGATCGCTGCGCGGGTGGCGTCTGTACGTGAGATTTTCACGAGAGTTCGAGTGGTTGCCGCGTCCGCGGCGCGCGAGGGATCAACCGGAGGGAAGACGATTTCATGCGAGTTGGGGGTTCGACGAGAACGAGCGGGTGGGCCAGACGCACCGCCGCCGCGATTGCTCTGGCAGTAGCACTGCCGCTGGGCGTGACCATGGTGGGCGGCGGCGCGACCGCATCCGCAGCCTTCGACCCTGCAGCCCAGGACTTCTGGGTCGACTCGAGCATGGGCCCGGTCAAGAGCCGCATCTGGCGTGCAGCGGACGGCAACACCAGCCGCGTGGTGTACCTGCTCGACGGCCTCCGCGCCCAGGACGACCTCAGCGGCTGGGAAATCAACACCGACGCCGGGCCGTTCCTCGCCGCGCAGAACATCAACGTCGTCCAGCCGGTCGGCGGCCAGTCCAGCTTCTACTCCGACTGGTTGTCGAACTCGACCTTCAACGGTCAGAAGGTCACCTACAAGTGGGAGACCTTCCTCACGGAGGAACTCCGCAACGCGCTTGCGAACCGTCTCGGTTTCCAGTCCACCCGCAACGGAGTCATCGGCTTGTCGATGGGTGGCAGCGCCGCTCTGACGCTCGCCGCGTACCACCCGGATCAGTTCAACTACGCCGGTTCGCTCTCCGGGTACCTGAACATCTCCGCTCCCGGCATGCGTGAAGCCATCCGGGTCGCGATGCTCGACGCCGGTCGGTTCAACGTCGACGCGATGTGGGGCCCGCCGTGGAACCCGGCGTGGCTGCGCAACGACCCGTTCGTCTTCGCCAACAAACTCCGCGACAACGGCACCCGCGTCTGGGTTTCCGCCGCGAACGGCATTCCCGCCCCCGGCGGCGCCGCCCCCACCGGGGTCATGGACGTGTTCAACGCCACTACCGGCGCGAGCCTCGAGGCGCTGTCGCTGGCCAACACCCGCGCCTTCCAGGTGCGGATGGCGACCATCGGTGCCAAGAACGTCACCTACAGCTTCCCGCCCCGCGGCATCCACAGCTGGCGGTACTGGCAGCAGCAGATCCATGATCTGGCACCGGATCTCAGCAACACCATCGGCTAGCCGGAAATAGCTCGGAAGTAACAATTGCACCAGCGGTAACAGCGCGGCGCCCCCACTCGTCAGTTGATTGCGTGTAGAAAGAACCGGAACGTGAGGCAGTGTTCCGTGTTGTGGCCTCGACGCGCAGAGAGAGAGTGAACGTCATGCGAGTAGGCCTGCTCGAGGCAGAACGTCAGCGTGTGTCGGCCGGAGTGGTCCGCAGAAGGGTCCTCACCACGCTCGCCGCTGTGCTCGTGGTGCCGGTGGCGGTCGGGTTCACCTCGGCCGCCACCGCGTCCGCTGCGCCGGTTGCCGTGCATGCGGACCCGGTAGCTACGCAGGCGCCGAGTGGCGCGACGATTCATCACGTCGACTGGCTGTCCGACCGCCGGGTCGCGCTGTGGGTCAACTCTCCGTCCATGGGTGTGCCGATTCAGGTCCAGTTGCTGCTCGCCCGCGATTGGAATTCCAAGCCGACCGAGAAGTTTCCGTCGGTCTGGATGCTCGACGGCCTGCGGGCGCAGGACAACGAGAACGGCTGGACACTCGAAACCGACGCCGAATCGTTCTTCGCGGACAAGAACATCAACGTCGTCCTTCCCGTGGGCGGTCAGTCCAGCTTCTACTCCGACTGGGTGGCGCAGGACAACGGCCAGAATTACCAGTGGGAGACGTTCCTCACCAAGGAACTGCCGCCGATCCTCGAGAGCGACTGGCGTACCACGCAGACGCGTGGAGTGGTCGGGTTGTCCATGGGCGGGACGTCGGCCATGTTCCTCGCCGCTCGCAACCAGGGATTCTTCGACTTCGCCGCGTCACTGTCGGGCATGCTGACCACCACGGCGCTCGGAATGCCGCAGGCCGTCGCGTACGCCATGAGTGATGCCGGCGGGTTCGACGCGAACGCCATGTGGGGACCCC comes from Rhodococcus oxybenzonivorans and encodes:
- a CDS encoding SpoIID/LytB domain-containing protein, coding for MSKTEFGIRAGRTAWTRRRRYIAGRPVRRGWTSSVARVSALGIAPLLVVGAAGMAVHLRSAEPEIRESVASDTPFTLSGHGNGHGRGMGQWGAYGYAKDQGWAAERILAHYYGGTTLGTLADAQISVRLQGRDDQTLDVYSAVGAVVAGKPVGPGEAVHLTPTAGGGANVVVTRGCAGEVLWQDVTDHPWVDPVDLGPDRPPNEHLTFCAGDTPYRGALGVALDGAAVRTVNVLGMEDYLLGVVPVEAKAEWTDTGGAEALRAQAVAARSYAAAESREAYARTCDTQSCQVYGGSAVEDPRTTDAVRSTQGMILVKDNKAVAAEFSSSTGGFTAGGEFPAVEDQGDTASPHHDWAVTLTAGDIATAFGVGELHTFEVVTRNNFGVDGGRVTGVKVVGSAGTTEATGAQARAKLKLKSDWFTVGEGVGIPGEPSVPGEPDPSLADDDTVGTNPGSPIAEKYKELGGVNSTLGAPVGPEMMLPSEAGKFRMYQNGTIIWTEKLGAQVIDASVLRDWIPTGGS
- a CDS encoding glycosyltransferase, with the translated sequence MRIVQLANFYGPRSGGLRTALHNWGRGYAERGHEVVLVVPGQRDSEEVLPGGVLRITRAAPVIPATGGYRIVNPRRVADVVRGLRPDVLEVSDRLTLRGFGGWARDRGIRSVVVSHERLDRLLGQFAPRRLATGWADAANRRMSRNYDAVVCTTDFASEEFLRIGAPNLHRVPLGVDLAMFHPGKHDQGMRDSYAGPAQRFLLHCGRLSVEKQVERSIEAVRLLRREGHDTRLVIAGDGPRREALKSRARGLPVHFTGFISDKSQLAALFASADVSLAPGPHETFCLSALESLAAGTPVVASQSSALAEIITPGCGALARNRGSAFAEAVSSVLEIPANTRRASARRRAEDFGWAESVDGMLAVLGDDR
- the glf gene encoding UDP-galactopyranose mutase, whose translation is MTAANPETTAPAKAETERDSAAGYDLIVVGSGFFGLTIAERAATQLGKRVLVLDRRHHLGGNAYSEAEPETGIEIHKYGAHLFHTSNKRVWDYVTQFTEFTNYQHRVFALHKGQAYQFPMGLGLVSQFFGRFFTPEEARKLIAEQSSEIDPAEASNLEEKAISLIGRPLYEAFVRDYTAKQWQTDPKNLPAGNITRLPVRYTFDNRYFNDTYEGLPVDGYTAWLENMAKDPKIEVRLETDYFDVRDELRAANPDAPVVYTGPLDRYFDYSEGELGWRTLDFETEVLETGDFQGTPVMNYNDADVPFTRIHEFRHFHPERDYPKDKTVIMREYSRFAESADEPYYPINTREDREKLAAYRDRAKAEMAEKKVLFGGRLGTYQYLDMHMAIASALSMFDNSLRPHFESGAELVGDSE
- a CDS encoding glycosyltransferase; this encodes MSARHLLEAEQGTEDPSLLGKSLLQRILVPRPGEPLDVRTLYVEEAKTNSRRAHPLSRTSLSVGAESEASFCTYFNAFPASYWRRWTILKSVVLRLDLSGHGRVDVYRSKADSSRIHVEGREFLDGDAAMEFEIELAPFEDGGWIWFDITSDTEVVLESAGWFAPIDAPGEGTVAVGIPTFNRPTDCVKALEALASDELVLDVVKAVIVPDQGTRKVVDEPGYEEAAAALGERLVIHDQANLGGSGGYSRIMYEALKTTDCQHILFMDDDIEIEPDSILRALAMSRFAKSPMLVGGQMLNLQERSHLHTMGEVVDRSIFMWTAAPNVEYDHDFSKYPLSDRENSKKLHRRIDVDFNGWWMCMIPRQAAEELGQPLPLFIKWDDAEYGLRARAAGYPTITMPGAAIWHMAWSDKDDAIDWQAYFHLRNRLVVAALHMPGSVRGLVVNSVKATIKHLLCLEYSTVAIQNQAIADFLQGPEHIFELLPTALGNVHAMRKEFPDAVVLPSSTSLPLPSGAEVGAVGLPTNPLAKIVRLGKGLVHNVKPAHTEHHERPQLNVPTLDARWFLLSQVDGVTVTTADGRGVVYRKRNPKQALALLKEALRLRRELAQRFPDLKREYQDAVPALTSKERWERVFGIS
- a CDS encoding phosphatase PAP2 family protein; protein product: MSSASREVKILRSVQSTIAGKPGVVATARGMSHFGEHAFGWVAVAGIGAALDKPRRRQWAGVAVGAVGAHAASIAIKRVVRRPRPVDPSIQVNVSTPSKLSFPSSHATSTTAAAVLLGRLTGLPLPALLVPPMLLSRLVLGVHYPTDVLAGSALGAASAAAVLKAEQKFGEK
- a CDS encoding decaprenyl-phosphate phosphoribosyltransferase, with translation MSEEPAVVTGPPTSLATGIVRAVRPRQWVKNVLVLAAPIAAGTATEPDVLLPVALAFVVFCMAASGIYLVNDAMDVEADRAHPTKRFRPIAAGVLPVNLAFAMAVVLLVGAIALSFLANWQLAVVMAVYIGIQLAYCFGLKHQAVLDICIVSSGFLLRAIAGGVAAEIALSQWFLLVMAFGSLFMAAGKRYAELQLAENTGAKIRKSLENYTTTYLRFVWTLSATAVVLCYGLWAFQQDDLKNTNWYAISMVPFTIAILRYAVDVDGGEAGEPEEIALGDRVLQLLAIAWIGVVGVAVYLV